One genomic window of Metopolophium dirhodum isolate CAU chromosome 4, ASM1992520v1, whole genome shotgun sequence includes the following:
- the LOC132942580 gene encoding protein LSM12 homolog A-like: MAINFYGKHKMAGVNECFSIGSVVMCTNCFDEEIEGEVLGFEPTTKMLILKCPSTNNNPLLNNINIVNLAFAKDVQVKKESSFNPPPLPSLNLNRLNNRIKTQIQDKKRQISAMSANVSPEAQKLYLTITKTIPEVTWQGQNIVVYDQVIISPPYKADNVKGTGNQEDKAILYIKNIVEKFVKDTASQQVTSTPTTHRSKPAAATAAAPQPQ; this comes from the exons ATGGCGATAAACTTTTATGGGAAACACAAAATGGCCGGTGTCAACGAGTGTTTCTCCATCGGCAGCGTCGTCATGTGCACCAACTGCTTCGACGAGGAGATCGAGGGCGAGGTTCTCGGGTTCGAGCCCACCACGAAAATGCTAATACTGA AATGTCCATCTACTAATAATAATCCATTGTTAAACAACATCAACATAGTGAACTTAGCGTTTGCCAAAGATGTACAAGTTAAAAAGGAGTCCAGTTTCAATCCACCACCTTTGCCttcgttaaatttaaatagg TTAAATAATAGGATAAAAACTCAAATACAAGATAAGAAACGTCAAATATCAGCTATGTCTGCCAATGTTTCCCCTGAGgcacaaaaattgtatttgactataactaaaac GATTCCAGAAGTAACTTGGCAAGGGCAGAATATTGTCGTATATGATCAAGTGATAATTAGCCCACCTTACAAGGCTGATAATGTCAAAGGCACTGGAAACCAAGAGGACAAAGCTATTTTGTACATAAAGAATATT GTGGAAAAATTTGTTAAAGATACGGCTTCTCAACAAGTTACATCCACACCAACAACCCATCGGAGCAAGCCAGCTGCTGCTACTGCAGCAGCGCCACAGCCACAATAA
- the LOC132942854 gene encoding uncharacterized protein LOC132942854 isoform X1, producing MSQMKRGRKITYTSIEERYHHLELSTLQQQTFRYNNHNVADKRVGSTMVPNRIFVGGLANGTSEQELRNFFSIYGEVKVVKIVKDKAGALKGFGFITFDSEEEVKKIIDAGPVLIFKDKRINIAPAYEKDIKSNYDSNNSPQQQSHLMSYSSQVQQYSVPPLPTPAQPMLAPVMYTYQNGMAFFNMPINGNTSVTPQPPGPQNSSSTESLPNVYAAPYGTQSTTSMQGYSGQPIFYPNPVPQVLVQQAYPNLPVSSVCNSTQGSKVLFSMPCDTPYYSGTQMSNMIPTPDMAYPMPVMSPYMPYMVATSDGGYPYYDPVMENIQLVHQPVFTEQCANPRPPSSDASVGQAQVITTNQFVSLMSVVRNDEEKPQTYTPEPQQLCLTPVISLAEPPPQTVSQPIVSKPTTSSTPDPEKSDQSPNQLLMTQIQYNIRHPPPSINIRPEQKDCAKQRGDTHQYQGNNNNLSIKNNNDYMKNGPKKYLEARTFYKTGPTTISHPRHTNNTTGPMVNSSFTSPFFVPNSNFRHRFPKMHYPAVPQVMLNPNYPYHNPGNVRPSNGHQMFNNRGARYGGNNYQSNKKNYSSYKGNRINRYTPDQGDNPEVSSSEDSRADQITSVDIGPPQVEGMCSDMRSMAI from the exons ATGTCACAAATGAAACGAGGCCGCAAG ATAACGTATACTAGCATTGAAGAGAGATACCATCACTTGGAGCTGTCTACACTACAACAACAAACATTCAGATATAATAACCACAACGTGGCGGATAAACGTGTTGGATCAACCATGGTGCCAAACCGAATATTTGTCGGTGGTTTAGCCAATGGCACTTCAGAACAAGAATTACGAAATTTCTTTTCAATTTATGGAGAAGTTAAagttgtaaaaattgtaaaagatAAAGCTGGTGCTCTCAAAGGATTTGGTTTTATTACTTTTGATTCTGAAgaagaagttaaaaaaataattgatgct ggtccTGTTCTGATATTTAAAGATAAACGTATCAACATAGCGCCTGCTTATGAGAAA gataTCAAAAGCAATTACGATTCCAACAACTCTCCTCAACAACAATCACACTTAATGTCCTATAGTAGTCAAGTTCAGCAATATTCAGTTCCTCCATTACCAACTCCAGCTCAACCAATGTTAGCACCAGTTATGTATACTTATCAAAATGGAATGGCTTTTTTTAATATGCCAATCAATGGGAATACTTCTGTTACTCCTCAACCTCCTGGTCCACAAAACTCGTCATCAACAGAATCCCTCCCCAATGTATATGCAG CTCCTTATGGAACACAAAGTACTACTAGCATGCAAGGTTATAGTGGCCAACCTATATTCTATCCAAATCCAGTACCTCAAGTTCTGGTACAACAAGCTTACCCTAACTTGCCAGTGAGCTCG GTTTGTAACAGTACTCAAGGATCAAAGGTTCTTTTTTCGATGCCTTGTGATACACCTTATTATTCGGGAACTCAAATGTCTAATATGATACCTACTCCTGATATGGCCTATCCCATGCCAGTCATGTCACCATATATGCCTTATATGGTCGCAACTTCTGATGGTGGTTATCCATATTATGATCCAGTCATGGAAAATATTCAGCTTGTTCATCAACCAGTATTTACTGAACAGTGCGCAAATCCTAGGCCCCCTTCATCAGATGCTtcg GTAGGACAAGCGCAAGTAATTACCACGAATCAGTTTGTATCACTGATGTCTGTAGTTAGAAATGACGAGGAAAAACCTCAGACATATACACCTGAACCACAGCAGTTATGCCTAACTCCAGTCATAAGTTTAGCAGAGCCTCCGCCACAAACAGTCTCTCAACCTATCGTTTCTAAGCCCACCACGTCGTCTACACCGGATCCTGAAAAATCTGACCAATCACCCAATCAATTACTTATGACTcaaattcagtataatattagacACCCCCCACCTTCTATAAATATACGTCCAGAACAAAAGGACTGTGCTAAGCAACGTGGTGATACTCATCAATATCAGggcaacaacaataatttatctattaagAATAACAACGACTACATGAAAAATGGACCTAAAAAGTATCTGGAGGCTCGCACATTTTATAAAACTGGGCCAACTACTATATCTCATCCCAGGCATACTAATAATACAACTGGTCCTATGGTCAATTCATCTTTTACTAGCCCGTTTTTTGTTCCTAATTCAAATTTCCGTCAccgatttcctaaaatgcactATCCTGCTGTTCCTCAGGTGATGTTAAATCCAAATTATCCTTATCACAATCCGGGAAACGTACGCCCCTCTAATGGCCATCAGATGTTCAACAACAGAGGCGCCAGGTATGGTGGCAACAACTACCAAAGTAACAAGAAAAACTACAGT tcTTACAAGGGAAATAGAATCAATCGTTATACACCGGACCAAGGCGATAATCCTGAAGTTTCAAGCAGTGAAGATAGTCGTGCAGACCAGATAACCAGTGTTGATATAGGCCCCCCTCAGGTAGAAGGCATGTGTTCGGACATGAGGTCAATggccatttaa
- the LOC132942854 gene encoding integrator complex subunit 3 homolog isoform X2 — protein sequence MVPNRIFVGGLANGTSEQELRNFFSIYGEVKVVKIVKDKAGALKGFGFITFDSEEEVKKIIDAGPVLIFKDKRINIAPAYEKDIKSNYDSNNSPQQQSHLMSYSSQVQQYSVPPLPTPAQPMLAPVMYTYQNGMAFFNMPINGNTSVTPQPPGPQNSSSTESLPNVYAAPYGTQSTTSMQGYSGQPIFYPNPVPQVLVQQAYPNLPVSSVCNSTQGSKVLFSMPCDTPYYSGTQMSNMIPTPDMAYPMPVMSPYMPYMVATSDGGYPYYDPVMENIQLVHQPVFTEQCANPRPPSSDASVGQAQVITTNQFVSLMSVVRNDEEKPQTYTPEPQQLCLTPVISLAEPPPQTVSQPIVSKPTTSSTPDPEKSDQSPNQLLMTQIQYNIRHPPPSINIRPEQKDCAKQRGDTHQYQGNNNNLSIKNNNDYMKNGPKKYLEARTFYKTGPTTISHPRHTNNTTGPMVNSSFTSPFFVPNSNFRHRFPKMHYPAVPQVMLNPNYPYHNPGNVRPSNGHQMFNNRGARYGGNNYQSNKKNYSSYKGNRINRYTPDQGDNPEVSSSEDSRADQITSVDIGPPQVEGMCSDMRSMAI from the exons ATGGTGCCAAACCGAATATTTGTCGGTGGTTTAGCCAATGGCACTTCAGAACAAGAATTACGAAATTTCTTTTCAATTTATGGAGAAGTTAAagttgtaaaaattgtaaaagatAAAGCTGGTGCTCTCAAAGGATTTGGTTTTATTACTTTTGATTCTGAAgaagaagttaaaaaaataattgatgct ggtccTGTTCTGATATTTAAAGATAAACGTATCAACATAGCGCCTGCTTATGAGAAA gataTCAAAAGCAATTACGATTCCAACAACTCTCCTCAACAACAATCACACTTAATGTCCTATAGTAGTCAAGTTCAGCAATATTCAGTTCCTCCATTACCAACTCCAGCTCAACCAATGTTAGCACCAGTTATGTATACTTATCAAAATGGAATGGCTTTTTTTAATATGCCAATCAATGGGAATACTTCTGTTACTCCTCAACCTCCTGGTCCACAAAACTCGTCATCAACAGAATCCCTCCCCAATGTATATGCAG CTCCTTATGGAACACAAAGTACTACTAGCATGCAAGGTTATAGTGGCCAACCTATATTCTATCCAAATCCAGTACCTCAAGTTCTGGTACAACAAGCTTACCCTAACTTGCCAGTGAGCTCG GTTTGTAACAGTACTCAAGGATCAAAGGTTCTTTTTTCGATGCCTTGTGATACACCTTATTATTCGGGAACTCAAATGTCTAATATGATACCTACTCCTGATATGGCCTATCCCATGCCAGTCATGTCACCATATATGCCTTATATGGTCGCAACTTCTGATGGTGGTTATCCATATTATGATCCAGTCATGGAAAATATTCAGCTTGTTCATCAACCAGTATTTACTGAACAGTGCGCAAATCCTAGGCCCCCTTCATCAGATGCTtcg GTAGGACAAGCGCAAGTAATTACCACGAATCAGTTTGTATCACTGATGTCTGTAGTTAGAAATGACGAGGAAAAACCTCAGACATATACACCTGAACCACAGCAGTTATGCCTAACTCCAGTCATAAGTTTAGCAGAGCCTCCGCCACAAACAGTCTCTCAACCTATCGTTTCTAAGCCCACCACGTCGTCTACACCGGATCCTGAAAAATCTGACCAATCACCCAATCAATTACTTATGACTcaaattcagtataatattagacACCCCCCACCTTCTATAAATATACGTCCAGAACAAAAGGACTGTGCTAAGCAACGTGGTGATACTCATCAATATCAGggcaacaacaataatttatctattaagAATAACAACGACTACATGAAAAATGGACCTAAAAAGTATCTGGAGGCTCGCACATTTTATAAAACTGGGCCAACTACTATATCTCATCCCAGGCATACTAATAATACAACTGGTCCTATGGTCAATTCATCTTTTACTAGCCCGTTTTTTGTTCCTAATTCAAATTTCCGTCAccgatttcctaaaatgcactATCCTGCTGTTCCTCAGGTGATGTTAAATCCAAATTATCCTTATCACAATCCGGGAAACGTACGCCCCTCTAATGGCCATCAGATGTTCAACAACAGAGGCGCCAGGTATGGTGGCAACAACTACCAAAGTAACAAGAAAAACTACAGT tcTTACAAGGGAAATAGAATCAATCGTTATACACCGGACCAAGGCGATAATCCTGAAGTTTCAAGCAGTGAAGATAGTCGTGCAGACCAGATAACCAGTGTTGATATAGGCCCCCCTCAGGTAGAAGGCATGTGTTCGGACATGAGGTCAATggccatttaa
- the LOC132943913 gene encoding venom protease-like — protein MYFKIKYCLYFKILLSLILCLLISGHKANILDLYEGDVCQVDKNNSRNHVCKQPENCASLEQQLRDQNFPHVCSFIKNKPIVCCSPTVTINTTYFEPVLKTPISTSYSATEMCSQYKDLVYANVQQSSSGERLPKKTLKCYNVMPLIVRGQKANPMEFPHMALLGYGNIADEEKAWGCGGSLISNRWILSAAHCTINPGRTVSWARLGVLNIYSQYDPSPADYKVVERVVHPKYNSTYVYNDIALFRLEEEVKFSEHVRPVCLNTVQNLSFSLTTATGWGRTSTNGLISPDLLKVDLSLISNENCKYSYPQSAKSRINFGILEDSMICAGDIVDGGDTCTGDSGGPLQIKHPDYICMFNQIGITSFGKYCGNRYTPGVFTRVSKYVPWIEQIVWPKS, from the exons atgtattttaaaattaaatattgcttATACTTTAAAATCTTATTATCTTTAATACTATGTTTGTTAATTTCTGGACATAAAGCAAATATACTTGATTTATATGAAG GTGACGTATGTCAGGTAGATAAGAACAATTCTAGAAATCATGTATGCAAACAACCAGAAAATTGTGCGTCGTTAGAACAGCAACTTCGAGATCAAAACTTTCCACATGTATGCTCGTTTATTAAAAACAAGCCAATAGTCTGCTGTTCACCCACAGTAACAATCAACACAACTTATTTCGAACCGGTATTAAAAACCCCCATTTCTACATCATACTCTGCCACTGAAA TGTGTAGCCAGTACAAGGATCTGGTGTACGCAAATGTGCAACAATCCTCGTCCGGCGAGAGACTACCGAAGAAAACTCTCAAATGTTACAACGTGATGCCGTTGATCGTCCGGGGCCAGAAGGCCAATCCGATGGAATTTCCGCACAtg GCACTATTAGGTTACGGGAACATCGCAGATGAGGAGAAGGCGTGGGGCTGCGGAGGTTCGCTGATAAGCAACAGGTGGATTCTGAGCGCAGCGCACTGCACCATAAATCCTGG ACGTACGGTGAGCTGGGCACGCCTTGGGGTTTTGAACATCTATTCGCAATACGACCCCAGCCCGGCCGACTACAAAGTCGTGGAGCGCGTGGTGCACCCCAAATACAATTCGACTTACGTGTACAATGACATAGCGCTGTTCCGTTTAGAGGAGGAAGTCAAGTTTTCGGAGCACGTAAGACCCGTATGCCTAAACACGGTCCAAAACTTAAGCTTCAGCTTAACCACGGCCACCGGCTGGGGTCGGACCTCGACCA ATGGTCTGATTAGTCCAGACTTGTTAAAGGTAGACCTGTCTCTGATATCAAATGAAAATTGTAAGTATAGTTATCCTCAGAGTGCCAAATCGAGAATTAACTTCGGGATACTAGAAGATAGCATGATATGCGCGGGTGACATCGTGGACGGAGGCGACACGTGTACG GGCGATTCTGGCGGCCCGCTGCAAATAAAGCACCCCGACTACATATGTATGTTTAATCAAATCGGTATAACGTCGTTCGGGAAATATTGCGGCAATAGGTACACGCCCGGCGTCTTCACCAGAGTGTCCAAATACGTTCCGTGGATCGAACAGATCGTTTGGCCGAAGAGTTGA